The genomic segment AGTAAAGGTCAGGTTATGAAATTTAAAATCACATTTCTCTTAGGACTGTTTTTTGTTCTGTTGAGTTCGGCACACGCGCAAAAAGTTATTCGCTTATATGAAGGCGCTGCGCCCGGCTCCGAAACCTGGACACACAAAGAGAAAGAATATTTCTCGCCTATCTGGAATACCCAAGTCGTTACCAACGTTGTGCATCCTACGCTTACGGTCTATCTGCCTGATGCCAAAACGGCTACGCAAACCGGTGTGATTATCTGTCCGGGAGGCGGTTTTCACGCGCTTTCCATCAACAGCGAAGGCATCGATGTTGCCAGGTGGTTAAGCAGCAGAGGCATTGCCGCCTTTGTCTTGAAATATCGTCTGGTGCCAACCGGCGAAGATGGCGTCAAAGAGTTCATGGAAAAGATGAATAAAGGACAACGGTTTGATACCGACCCGGCAATTTCCATGGGAATCGCTGATGGCATTGCGGCAGTCGCTTATGTGCGAAAACACGCGGAGGAATTCGGTATCGCTGCGAATCGCATTGGCATCATGGGATTTTCAGCAGGCGGCACGGTGACCGCAGCCGTTGCCTTTCAATATTCAAAAGACAGCCGCCCGGATTTCGTCGCGCCGATTTATCCGTATATGGGCGCGGTCAAACCCGCAGAAGTTCCCGCAGACGCGCCGCCGCTTTTTGTGTTAGCGGCAACCGATGATCAACTCGGTCTTGCGCCCCATAGCGTTCAACTTTATGGCAAATGGACTGCCGCAAAAAAAACTGCCGAAATTCACCTCTATTCAAAAGGCGGTCACGGGTTTGGCATGCGCAAACAAAATATCCCTTCTGACCGGTGGATTGAACGGTTCGGTGAATGGTTACAGGTGCAAGGCTTGATGAAACCGCTTCATTGATTTTTCGATTAACAAGGAATTTGACGATGACCAAAAAAATGCTGCGCTCAAGGTATTCGCTTTTAATTGCCTGGTGTTTGATTTTTTCTACTGTCGCGAACGGTTTACTGTTGGCGAATCAAGGAAGTAGTGCTGCGCAAATCAAAGTTGTTCATTTACGAACCGAGTATAAAGAAAATCCGATAGGCATTGATGCGCGCAACCCGCGTTTAAGTTGGCAACTGCAAACGGCAGGTCGCGGCGTCACGCAATCGGCGTATCAACTTCGCGTGGCGCGCAGTGAGCGCGATTTGCGAAGCGGCAATAATCTGGTTTGGGATTCCGGGAAAGTCAACTCCGACGAATCCATTCATCGCGTCTATGAAGGCACGCCCTTGAAATCCGGTGAGCGTTATTTGTGGCAAGTGCGCATCTGGGACGGAAGCGGAAAAGCATCGGACTGGAGCGAAGTCGGATTCTGGGAAATGGGATTGCTCAGTCCTACGGATTGGTTGGCGAATTGGATAGAGCCTGACATTGCAGAAGAAGCGAAAAAATCGCAACCCGCACCGATGCTTCGCCGCGAGTTTAAAGTCGGTGGCGCGATTGACCGGGCGCGGGTTTATGTGACGAGTCGCGGACTTTATGAAATGCAGTTGAACGGTCAGCGCGTCGGCGATGAAGTGTTTACGCCCGGTTGGACAAGTTATAAAAAACGCCTGCAATATCAGACCTATGATGTGACCGCGCTTTTAAAAAACGGAGACAATGCCGTAGGCGTCATGCTTGGCGATGGGTGGTATCGCGGCTTCATAGGTTTTTCCGGGCAACGCAATGTTTACGGCGATAAACTCGCGCTGCTTTGTCAGATTAAAATCACTTACAAAGATGGGCGCGAAGAAATCATTGCAAGCGACGACAAATGGAAAGCGACGACCGGCGCTATCTTGCTTTCGGAAATCTATCACGGCGAAACCTATGATGCGCGACTCGAAAAAGGCAATTGGACGAATGCTCAATTTGATGACCAGCAATGGGCAAAGGTCAAAATTGCCAGTTACCAGAAAGATAATCTCATCGCGCCTGCGGGACCTCCCGTAAGAAAAGTTCTGGAAATCAAACCTGTCAAAATTATCAAAACCCCTGCGGGCGATTCCGTCGTTGATATGGGACAAAATATGGTCGGCTGGGTACGTTTGAAAGTTCAAGGCGCTGCGGGTTCGACCGTCACCCTTCGCCATTCCGAAGTGCTCGATAAACAGGGGAATTTTTATACCGAAAATCTTCGCCCCGCAAAACAGTTGATTCAATACACCCTCAAAGGCGGCGGCGTGGAAACCTTCGAGCCACATTTCACCTTTCAAGGTTTTCGTTATGTCGCGGTCGGTGGTTTTCCCGGAGAACTGACGCTTGATAACGTAACCGGCATCGTCATTCATTCGGATATGAAACCGACGAGCGAATTTGAAACCTCAAGCCAACTCATCAATCAATTGCAACACAACATCATCTGGGGACAGAAAGGCAATTTCCTGGATGTGCCCACCGATTGTCCGCAACGCGATGAGCGATTGGGATGGACGGGCGATGCGCAAGTCTTTTCTCGCACAGCCGCTTTCAACATGGATGTCGCGGGATTTTTCACCAAGTGGTTGAAAGATGTCGCCGCAGACCAATTCGATAATGGCAGTGTTCCTTATGTTATCCCCGATGTGTTGAGCAATCCAAACAGGCAAGCCGCAGGGTCAGCGGCGTGGGCAGATGCGGCGGTGATTATTCCCTTTACGGTTTATCTCAGTTATGGCGATAAACGCATTCTTGAAGAACAATACGCCAGTATGACCAAATGGATTGCTTATATGAAAAATCGCGCCGGTGATGATTACATCTGGGATGGCGATTTTCATTTCGGCGATTGGCTCGCTTTTGCATCAACGGCATCGGATTATCCCGGCGCTACCACCGGCAAAGATTTTATCGCAACAGCTTTCTTTGCCTATTCGACAAGTCTCGTACAACGCGCCGCAGAGATTCTCGGAAAGCGTGATGACGCGGCAAAGTACGCCGAATTATTTAACAACGTCAAAGCCGCATTCAATCGTGAATTCGTTACTGCAACCGGTAGAGTCGGCGAAAACACCCAGACCGCTTATGCCCTGGCTTTGCAGTTCGATTTATTGCCCGAAAATTTAAGACCGGTAGCCGCAAAACGACTGGCGCAGGAAATTCGCGCGCGCAAACATCTCACCACAGGTTTTGTCGGTACGCCGTATCTCTGCCATGTGCTGACGCGCTATGGTTATTTGAACGAAGCCTATATGCTGCTCAATCGCGAACAGTATCCATCCTGGCTTTATCCTGTGAAACAAGGCGCGACGACGATTTGGGAACGTTGGGACGGCATTAAACCGGATGGGTCATTTCAGGATAAAGGAATGAATTCGTTCAATCATTATGCCTACGGCGCGATTGGCGAATGGATGTATCGCGTGATGGCAGGCATTGAAATAGACCCGACAATGCCCGGGTATAAACACACGCTCATTCAACCGCAACCCGGTGGCAATTTCACCAATGTCAAAGCCAGCCATCAGACGATGTATGGCAAAGTGAGTTCCGCGTGGACATTGAAAGATGGGCAATTTGAACTGGGTGTCGAAGTTCCCGCCAACACTCGCGCCACTGTGCGTTTGCCGAAAGCCCAACTCGCAAACCTTAAAGAATCCGGTCAGGCTATCGGTAAAGGAAATGGCATAACCGATATTCGACAGGATGGTGAGAGCGTGGTTATCGAAGTCGGGTCGGGTCAATATCGTTTCGCGTATCCGATGGCAACCGCAAATTGATTGAGGTTTAAAAAGGTTGATTAAGCGCATCAAAAAATTGCTGATGCAATTGCCTGTCATTGGTTACAAGGTGGACGAAATAAATTTACGGGCGCAGATAAATACTTTGTTCAAGATTTTAATTTTCATAAAGTCACTGGGTTTTCATAAAGTGAAGGGACATTGATTAACGTGTAAGTTTCCCTCTTAGGATTGAGCGGATTTATTCAATGAATTTAATCCGTTGAATCCGTCAAAACCGAGGACAACTTTTAACTTTTAATCGGGAACCGATTCATTGATTGTTGAAAACTGAATGACCGGCAAATTCAGTGAGGTATTGTGAGTAATCAGGAAAAACATTTTCAATTTGTAAAATATTTATGGCAGGACGAAGTTGCGGAAAAATTATCCGGCATCGAACGCCTGGTCTATCGCTCGAATAAACTGGGCGAAGATTTGACGCTTACCAATACCGGCGGCGGCAACACCTCAGCGAAACTGATGGAAACCGACCCGCTCACCGGCGAAAGCGTCGAAGTCCTTTGGGTCAAAGGTTCGGGCGGCGATTTGCGCACTGCAAAAAGCGATGGTTTCGCTTCGCTCTACCTCGACAAAATTCGCGCCATGAAACCGCTCTATCTCAATCACCCTGAGCGCGGCGCGAAGACTGCAATCGAAGATGCGATGTATCCGATGTACAGCCATTGCGTTTTCAATCTCAACCCACGCGCCTGTTCGATTGACACGCCACTGCATACACTCGTGCCGTTTACGCACGTTGACCATTTACATCCAAACGCGGTGATTGCCATTGCCGCATCAGTAAGTCAAGAGAAGTTGTGTAAAACGATTTATGGCGACGAAGTGATCTATGTGCCGTGGCAACGACCGGGCTTTGATATTGGTCTGCAAATCGAACAGTTGATTAAAGACAACCCGCAAGCCAAAGGCGTTCTGCTCGGACATCACGGCATGAGTTCGTGGAGCAACGACGATAAAAACTGTTATGAAACGGCGCTTGAAATCATTGACCGCGCCGCGCGATTTATCGAAGCTCACGACCAAGGCGCGCAAACCTTCGGCGGGCAGAAATATCAACCGCTTGATGATGAAACGAGAAGGCAGTTCATCGTCAACATCGTTCCATTTTTGCGCGGACAGGTTGCGGTTTATAAACGCTTTGTCGGCACCGTGCAGGACGATGAAAAGATGTTGCGCTTTGTCAACAGCCACGAGGCGCGGCGGCTTGCGGAACTTGGCACCTCTTGCCCGGATCATTTTTTGCGCACCAAAATCAAACCATTTTTTGTTGATTGGAATCCTGAAAGCGGCGACCTCAATCAATTAAAAAATCAAATCAAAGAAGGGCTGATTCAATATCGCAAAGATTATGAAGCTTACTACCATCGTTGCAAACGTCCCGATTCACCGGCGATGCGCGACCCCAATCCAACGGTTGTATTGATTCCCGGACTTGGCATGATTGCCTGGGGCAAAAATAAAAGTGAATCGCGAGTGACCGCTGAATTTTATAATTGCGCCATCGAAGTGATGCGCGGTGCAGAAGCCATTGACAGTTACGAAGCGATGGAACAACAAGAGGCTTTCGATATCGAATACTGGTTACTCGAAGAAGCGAAACTCAAACGCCTGCCACCTGAAAAAGAACTCGACCGGCAAATCATCGTCGTCGTTGGCGCGGGCGCAGGCATCGGCAAAGCCACAGCGCAGCGTTTGGTTAAAGACGGCGCGCATATTGTCTGTGTTGATTTGGACGAATCGGCAGCCCGACAGACGGCGCAGGAAATCATCGCCAAATACGGCGAAGGCATAGGGGTTGCCGGAACCGGAATCAGCAATTGTGGCACGGCGATAGGCTTGACGTGCGACATTACCAATCGCGAGAGCGTGCGACGAATGTTTGAAAATGTACTGCTTGCTTATGGCGGTCTGGACGCAGTGGTCGTGACCGCAGGGATTTTCGTGCCGCCCGATAAATCGGGTCGCATCGAAGATAATCGTTGGGCACAAACTTTCAATATCAATGTGACCGGAGCTTACATCGTTGCCGATGAAGCCTACAAAATTTTTCAGCAACAAAATCTTTCAGGCAACATCGTGCTGACGACCAGCGCCAATGCCGTGGTCGCGAAAAAAGGCAGTCTTGCATATGACGCCAGCAAAGCCGCAGCGAACCATCTGGTAAGAGAACTGGCGATTGAGATGTCGCCACTGGTTCGCGTCAATGCGGTGGCTCCGGCAACGGTCGTCAAAGGCAGCACCATGTTTCCGCGTGACCGGGTGATTGCTTCGCTTGCAAAATACGCCATCGAGTTTAACGAAGAAGAAAACACCGAAGCGTTGCGCGAAAAACTGGCAGCCTTTTATGCCAAGCGGTCGCTTACGCAAACCCCCATCGAACCCGAAGACCAGGCTGAAGCGATTTTTCTGCTGGTATCAAAACGACTGGCAAAAACCACAGGACACATCATCCCGGTTGATGGCGGGTTGCAGGATGGTTTTTTTCGATAGTAGGCAGTAGGCAGCAAGATGTTTGAGCTTTTAGCAACTCGTAGGTTTTTAATGTTTTTATTGATTGACAAACAATCCGGTAAACTCGAATCTGAAAACCAAAAACTGCTTACTGCTTACTGCTTACTGCCTACTTTTTCTCAAGGAGGTAACCATGACCAAACATTTTGAAATCGAAGACGGGTTTATTGCCGAAGAAAATCAGAAATTAACAGCGTGGGTTGAAGAAGATTACGAATACCTTGCGAAAAAACTGGCGCGTGAAAATGTGGATATTGAGCGGCTCACTGAGCGCGCTAAAACTTTTCGTGTAGCTGTGCCTTCGTGGGGCGTAGGAACCGGCGGGACGCGGTTTGCGCGATTTCCGGGAATTGGCGAGCCGCGAAATATTTACGAAAAACTCGAAGATTGCGCGACGATTTTTAAACTCGTGCGCGCCACGTCTGCGGTGTCTTTGCATATCCCCTGGGATAAGCCGGATGACCCCGCGCAGTTATTTCAATTTGCCG from the Acidobacteriota bacterium genome contains:
- a CDS encoding bifunctional rhamnulose-1-phosphate aldolase/short-chain dehydrogenase — encoded protein: MSNQEKHFQFVKYLWQDEVAEKLSGIERLVYRSNKLGEDLTLTNTGGGNTSAKLMETDPLTGESVEVLWVKGSGGDLRTAKSDGFASLYLDKIRAMKPLYLNHPERGAKTAIEDAMYPMYSHCVFNLNPRACSIDTPLHTLVPFTHVDHLHPNAVIAIAASVSQEKLCKTIYGDEVIYVPWQRPGFDIGLQIEQLIKDNPQAKGVLLGHHGMSSWSNDDKNCYETALEIIDRAARFIEAHDQGAQTFGGQKYQPLDDETRRQFIVNIVPFLRGQVAVYKRFVGTVQDDEKMLRFVNSHEARRLAELGTSCPDHFLRTKIKPFFVDWNPESGDLNQLKNQIKEGLIQYRKDYEAYYHRCKRPDSPAMRDPNPTVVLIPGLGMIAWGKNKSESRVTAEFYNCAIEVMRGAEAIDSYEAMEQQEAFDIEYWLLEEAKLKRLPPEKELDRQIIVVVGAGAGIGKATAQRLVKDGAHIVCVDLDESAARQTAQEIIAKYGEGIGVAGTGISNCGTAIGLTCDITNRESVRRMFENVLLAYGGLDAVVVTAGIFVPPDKSGRIEDNRWAQTFNINVTGAYIVADEAYKIFQQQNLSGNIVLTTSANAVVAKKGSLAYDASKAAANHLVRELAIEMSPLVRVNAVAPATVVKGSTMFPRDRVIASLAKYAIEFNEEENTEALREKLAAFYAKRSLTQTPIEPEDQAEAIFLLVSKRLAKTTGHIIPVDGGLQDGFFR
- a CDS encoding glycoside hydrolase family 78 protein produces the protein MTKKMLRSRYSLLIAWCLIFSTVANGLLLANQGSSAAQIKVVHLRTEYKENPIGIDARNPRLSWQLQTAGRGVTQSAYQLRVARSERDLRSGNNLVWDSGKVNSDESIHRVYEGTPLKSGERYLWQVRIWDGSGKASDWSEVGFWEMGLLSPTDWLANWIEPDIAEEAKKSQPAPMLRREFKVGGAIDRARVYVTSRGLYEMQLNGQRVGDEVFTPGWTSYKKRLQYQTYDVTALLKNGDNAVGVMLGDGWYRGFIGFSGQRNVYGDKLALLCQIKITYKDGREEIIASDDKWKATTGAILLSEIYHGETYDARLEKGNWTNAQFDDQQWAKVKIASYQKDNLIAPAGPPVRKVLEIKPVKIIKTPAGDSVVDMGQNMVGWVRLKVQGAAGSTVTLRHSEVLDKQGNFYTENLRPAKQLIQYTLKGGGVETFEPHFTFQGFRYVAVGGFPGELTLDNVTGIVIHSDMKPTSEFETSSQLINQLQHNIIWGQKGNFLDVPTDCPQRDERLGWTGDAQVFSRTAAFNMDVAGFFTKWLKDVAADQFDNGSVPYVIPDVLSNPNRQAAGSAAWADAAVIIPFTVYLSYGDKRILEEQYASMTKWIAYMKNRAGDDYIWDGDFHFGDWLAFASTASDYPGATTGKDFIATAFFAYSTSLVQRAAEILGKRDDAAKYAELFNNVKAAFNREFVTATGRVGENTQTAYALALQFDLLPENLRPVAAKRLAQEIRARKHLTTGFVGTPYLCHVLTRYGYLNEAYMLLNREQYPSWLYPVKQGATTIWERWDGIKPDGSFQDKGMNSFNHYAYGAIGEWMYRVMAGIEIDPTMPGYKHTLIQPQPGGNFTNVKASHQTMYGKVSSAWTLKDGQFELGVEVPANTRATVRLPKAQLANLKESGQAIGKGNGITDIRQDGESVVIEVGSGQYRFAYPMATAN
- a CDS encoding alpha/beta hydrolase, with protein sequence MKFKITFLLGLFFVLLSSAHAQKVIRLYEGAAPGSETWTHKEKEYFSPIWNTQVVTNVVHPTLTVYLPDAKTATQTGVIICPGGGFHALSINSEGIDVARWLSSRGIAAFVLKYRLVPTGEDGVKEFMEKMNKGQRFDTDPAISMGIADGIAAVAYVRKHAEEFGIAANRIGIMGFSAGGTVTAAVAFQYSKDSRPDFVAPIYPYMGAVKPAEVPADAPPLFVLAATDDQLGLAPHSVQLYGKWTAAKKTAEIHLYSKGGHGFGMRKQNIPSDRWIERFGEWLQVQGLMKPLH